One part of the Paenibacillus silvisoli genome encodes these proteins:
- a CDS encoding response regulator transcription factor, whose product MNQRILVIEDEDGIARVLQLELEHEGYTVGRATDGRSGLEMATGGEWDLLLLDVMLPELNGVEVLRRLRQSGNQIPIILLTARDTIPDKVSGFEHGANDYITKPFAMEELLARVRNLLRIFQAQPKETESPDVLKTADLSIELRTRKVFRKDHAIELTPREFELLVYLAEHRNEEKSREDILSEVWGYDFIGETNLVDVYIRYLRQKIDKGYRHKLIHTVRGVGYMLKEPDA is encoded by the coding sequence ATGAACCAACGCATTCTTGTCATCGAAGATGAGGACGGCATCGCGCGCGTCCTTCAGCTCGAGCTAGAACACGAAGGGTACACGGTCGGCCGCGCGACAGACGGCAGAAGCGGGCTGGAGATGGCCACGGGCGGCGAGTGGGACTTGCTGCTGCTCGATGTGATGCTCCCCGAGCTGAACGGCGTGGAAGTGCTTCGCAGATTGCGGCAGTCCGGCAACCAGATTCCGATCATTCTATTGACGGCGCGCGACACGATCCCGGATAAAGTCAGCGGATTCGAGCACGGCGCCAATGATTATATTACGAAGCCGTTCGCGATGGAGGAGCTGCTGGCACGCGTACGCAACCTGCTGCGCATTTTCCAGGCTCAGCCGAAGGAGACGGAGAGCCCGGACGTGCTCAAGACGGCCGATCTTTCGATCGAGCTTCGCACGCGCAAGGTGTTCCGCAAGGATCACGCGATCGAGCTGACGCCGCGCGAATTCGAGCTTCTCGTTTATTTGGCGGAGCATCGCAACGAGGAGAAGTCGCGGGAAGATATTTTGTCCGAGGTGTGGGGCTACGATTTTATCGGCGAAACGAATCTGGTAGACGTCTATATCCGATACTTGCGGCAAAAGATCGATAAAGGCTACCGGCATAAGCTCATTCATACGGTCCGCGGCGTCGGCTACATGCTCAAGGAGCCGGATGCATGA
- a CDS encoding serine/threonine-protein kinase, which translates to MKLESGTIIGGRYRVVRQIGQGGMGEVYAAEDMKLHGKLRALKVTSSAVGREQDRSAEEAAILMRLNHPHLPLIIDYFSSMEGDVDCGFGCEIMVMDFIDGMTLQAYSAASNGVLESAEAIIAIGVQLCEALRYLHVQQPPIIHRDLKPTNVMIDSTGFVRLIDFGIAREFKAGKRQDTVMLGTPGFSAPEQEGDNQSDARTDVYGLGALLYYLLTGGRKYDAQLGVRAPSTTISPIPSELTAVLNRMLDERPACRFGSMAEAKRALETCLKEPSDRLIGGSLAKPGITSDRNLKRKRSIMVASFSPGAGATFVTITLAHLLDQKGLSCAAIEYPELEPEWHALLYERQQPRQSSHSFTAQPWPGKYRSVLSKSRRLQWYALEPDPKPDEAEAWLKYRFMLDGLACPVIITDVSSHWTTPELELQLTQCDRLILVVDPYVAKWTTQRLAAVDRIQYERRKANRPTYLIANKDVPFRRRSEWLSMLANRPICSVPSLPPEQWADLLWSGEWATSHKAWQPMLGRAFQPLLRELAALWSHDSE; encoded by the coding sequence ATGAAGCTTGAGTCAGGCACGATTATTGGAGGACGCTATCGCGTGGTGAGGCAAATCGGCCAAGGCGGGATGGGCGAGGTGTACGCGGCAGAAGACATGAAGCTTCATGGCAAGCTGCGCGCGCTGAAAGTCACGTCTTCTGCTGTGGGTAGGGAGCAAGACAGAAGCGCAGAGGAAGCGGCCATCCTCATGAGACTGAATCATCCGCATTTGCCGCTTATTATCGATTATTTCTCAAGCATGGAAGGGGACGTCGACTGCGGCTTCGGTTGCGAAATCATGGTGATGGATTTTATTGACGGCATGACGCTGCAAGCTTATTCGGCTGCAAGCAACGGAGTTTTAGAATCCGCAGAAGCGATCATCGCTATTGGCGTCCAGCTCTGCGAAGCGCTGCGCTATTTGCATGTTCAGCAGCCGCCGATCATCCACCGCGACTTAAAGCCGACGAACGTGATGATCGACAGTACCGGCTTCGTGCGGTTAATCGATTTCGGCATCGCGAGGGAGTTTAAGGCGGGCAAACGACAGGATACCGTCATGCTGGGAACGCCGGGATTTTCCGCTCCGGAGCAGGAAGGCGACAACCAGAGCGATGCGCGGACGGATGTGTACGGGCTGGGCGCACTCCTCTACTATCTGTTGACCGGGGGGCGAAAATATGATGCTCAATTAGGCGTGCGAGCACCGTCAACGACGATATCTCCCATTCCATCCGAGCTTACTGCTGTCCTGAATCGTATGCTGGATGAGCGTCCTGCTTGCAGGTTCGGTTCGATGGCAGAGGCGAAACGGGCGCTCGAAACGTGTCTGAAAGAACCATCTGATCGGTTAATAGGCGGTAGCCTTGCCAAGCCGGGCATAACGAGCGATCGAAACCTTAAACGTAAACGATCGATTATGGTCGCATCCTTTTCGCCAGGGGCTGGCGCAACATTCGTCACCATTACGCTGGCACATTTGCTGGATCAGAAGGGCTTGTCATGCGCGGCGATTGAATATCCCGAGCTCGAACCGGAGTGGCATGCGCTTCTGTACGAACGGCAACAACCAAGGCAGAGCTCACATTCCTTTACGGCACAGCCGTGGCCGGGCAAATATCGCAGCGTCCTATCAAAGTCCCGCAGGCTGCAATGGTACGCTCTAGAGCCAGATCCGAAGCCGGATGAGGCGGAAGCATGGTTGAAATATCGCTTCATGCTGGATGGTCTCGCTTGTCCGGTCATCATTACGGACGTTTCGAGTCATTGGACAACCCCGGAGCTTGAGCTTCAGCTGACGCAGTGCGACAGGCTGATTCTCGTGGTCGATCCCTATGTGGCAAAATGGACGACGCAGCGTCTGGCAGCGGTCGATCGCATCCAATATGAGCGAAGGAAAGCGAACCGCCCCACTTACTTGATCGCGAACAAAGACGTTCCGTTCCGCCGCCGCAGCGAGTGGCTGTCTATGCTTGCGAACAGGCCGATCTGCTCCGTTCCCAGTCTGCCGCCTGAACAATGGGCCGATCTGCTCTGGTCCGGCGAATGGGCTACGTCGCATAAGGCCTGGCAGCCTATGCTCGGCCGCGCTTTTCAGCCGCTTTTGCGGGAGTTGGCGGCCCTTTGGTCGCATGATTCCGAATGA
- a CDS encoding SAM-dependent methyltransferase, giving the protein MSHWIGTANHGFASLAMEELRRLVNGIKFTQLIAGEAFKMEVPLSREDMLDVIRTNEPIFLRHLQPIDRALPIQGSADDLQALSDLIRSARIRCAEGTTAIHIRRVEGTPFVYTAADTKAVLDAVIMELGGETVMQSPDQIFTIFAAAEELYVGWGTPAEMLSDWPGGAVRFQREEGQISRAKFKLLEAERAFKLYFETFREAIDIGAAPGGWTHLLLERGLRVTAIDPAELHPSLSAYPRLTKLKKNASDVQFPPGTFDLLVCDMSWSPMQMAKLVLEKTDALQEGATAIITVKLMHKKPLQTIRDVISKLETAFVLKKAKQLFHNRDEMTLYLVKK; this is encoded by the coding sequence GTGAGTCATTGGATTGGAACAGCTAATCACGGATTTGCATCGCTTGCGATGGAAGAGCTGCGCAGGCTTGTTAACGGCATTAAATTTACGCAGCTTATTGCCGGCGAAGCGTTCAAGATGGAGGTTCCGCTTAGCAGGGAAGACATGCTGGATGTCATTCGGACGAATGAGCCGATCTTTCTGAGACATCTTCAGCCGATTGACCGCGCGCTTCCGATTCAGGGGAGCGCGGATGATTTGCAGGCGTTGTCGGATTTAATCCGAAGCGCGAGAATACGATGCGCGGAAGGGACAACTGCCATTCATATACGGAGAGTCGAAGGGACGCCGTTCGTGTATACCGCCGCGGATACGAAGGCGGTGCTGGATGCCGTCATTATGGAGCTGGGCGGCGAAACGGTCATGCAGTCGCCGGATCAGATCTTCACCATCTTCGCCGCAGCGGAAGAGCTGTACGTCGGCTGGGGAACGCCTGCCGAGATGCTGTCGGATTGGCCGGGCGGCGCGGTCCGCTTCCAGCGGGAGGAAGGACAAATTTCGCGGGCGAAGTTCAAGCTGCTGGAGGCGGAGCGGGCGTTTAAGCTGTATTTCGAAACGTTCCGGGAAGCGATCGATATCGGCGCGGCGCCTGGCGGCTGGACGCATCTGCTCTTGGAGCGGGGACTGCGCGTAACGGCGATCGACCCTGCCGAGCTGCATCCTTCGCTGTCGGCGTACCCGCGTCTGACGAAGCTTAAGAAGAACGCGTCGGATGTTCAATTTCCGCCGGGCACGTTCGACTTGCTAGTCTGCGACATGAGCTGGAGCCCGATGCAGATGGCCAAGCTCGTACTGGAGAAGACCGATGCGCTCCAAGAAGGCGCGACGGCGATCATTACGGTGAAGCTGATGCATAAGAAGCCACTCCAGACGATCCGCGATGTCATCTCGAAGCTCGAGACCGCGTTCGTACTGAAGAAGGCGAAGCAGCTGTTTCACAATCGCGACGAAATGACGTTATACTTAGTAAAGAAATAA
- a CDS encoding ABC transporter ATP-binding protein → MITLKDITFRREERQILDGVNLQINKGEHWVILGRNGCGKTTLLEMMTGYMFPSSGTVDVLGNRFGECDVREVRKQVGYISQSVIEKLTLRDPVWEVVATGEYAFLRFYQTIDEEVKQKALRLLDEVGLLYTAEQTLATLSQGERKKVMLARALMSNPKLLIMDEPCAGLDLYEREKLLIDLNRLSERDITVVYVTHHMEEIIPLFTHVALVQDGRIVAAGPKKEVLSPEWLSRAYDWPVAVEWADDRPWIRALSGGKQQ, encoded by the coding sequence TTGATTACATTAAAGGACATCACGTTTCGACGCGAAGAGAGGCAAATCCTTGATGGCGTTAACCTTCAAATCAACAAAGGCGAGCATTGGGTCATTCTCGGCCGGAACGGCTGCGGAAAGACGACGCTGCTGGAAATGATGACAGGCTACATGTTCCCTTCATCGGGTACGGTAGACGTGCTCGGCAACCGTTTTGGGGAATGCGATGTACGCGAAGTACGCAAGCAGGTCGGTTATATCAGCCAATCGGTCATTGAGAAGCTGACGCTGCGCGATCCCGTTTGGGAGGTCGTCGCCACGGGCGAATACGCGTTTCTTCGCTTCTATCAGACGATCGATGAAGAAGTAAAGCAGAAGGCGCTGCGTCTGCTGGATGAAGTCGGATTGCTGTACACTGCCGAGCAGACGCTGGCTACTTTATCCCAGGGCGAACGGAAAAAAGTGATGCTCGCGCGGGCGCTCATGTCGAACCCGAAGCTGCTCATTATGGACGAGCCGTGCGCTGGCCTTGATCTATACGAGCGCGAGAAGCTGCTGATCGATTTGAATCGGCTTAGCGAACGCGACATTACCGTCGTGTATGTCACTCACCATATGGAAGAAATCATCCCGCTCTTCACGCATGTCGCGCTCGTGCAAGACGGACGCATCGTCGCGGCGGGACCGAAAAAAGAAGTGCTCAGCCCCGAATGGCTGAGCCGCGCATACGACTGGCCGGTGGCCGTGGAATGGGCCGATGACCGGCCATGGATTCGAGCATTATCAGGAGGCAAACAGCAGTGA
- a CDS encoding cyclic-phosphate processing receiver domain-containing protein, giving the protein MINVYLDDYRPCPKGFVLAKNAEECILLLEHEEVDILSLDFELGWGQPNGLTVVQYIVDSGRYPRTCYFHTSSLAGRMQMIHLLTRHAPLHIRIHNGPMPSEG; this is encoded by the coding sequence ATGATCAACGTTTATTTGGACGATTACCGGCCATGTCCGAAAGGCTTCGTGCTGGCGAAGAACGCAGAGGAATGCATCCTGCTGCTCGAGCACGAAGAGGTCGATATTTTATCGCTCGACTTCGAGCTGGGCTGGGGACAGCCGAACGGCTTAACCGTCGTCCAATACATCGTCGACAGCGGCCGCTACCCGCGTACTTGTTATTTTCATACATCCAGCCTTGCCGGAAGAATGCAAATGATTCATCTGCTGACCCGGCATGCGCCGCTACATATCCGCATTCATAATGGTCCGATGCCTTCAGAGGGCTAG
- a CDS encoding deoxyribonuclease IV: MKDGVHVSTRGGYREAARRADAYGSRAYQYFPKNPRSLSVKSFDAAEAMRCAAYCEERGIVSIAHSPYPTNIASEDPEHRARTAESLLNDLAIAEACGSLGVVVHFGVYKGSDPLEGYRNAVLTLSSITSQWQGRAKLLIENQAGEHGFMGTTMEELAQIRSLSVDPHKIGFCLDTCHLFASGVWDGAPDAPWMDKAIELGVIEHLTAIHLNDSVYPSGEKRDRHARIGEGHIGERGIAWLLRHPMLKDVPFVLETPSDADDTHRRQLDLIRALRGESGS, encoded by the coding sequence ATGAAGGACGGCGTACATGTTTCCACTAGGGGCGGATACCGGGAGGCGGCGCGGAGGGCGGACGCTTACGGGTCGAGAGCCTATCAATATTTTCCGAAAAATCCGCGCAGCCTTTCCGTCAAATCGTTCGATGCCGCCGAAGCGATGCGCTGTGCGGCCTATTGCGAGGAGAGAGGCATCGTATCGATCGCCCACTCGCCGTATCCGACCAATATTGCCTCGGAGGATCCGGAGCATCGCGCGCGTACGGCGGAGTCGCTGCTTAACGATCTGGCGATTGCGGAGGCTTGCGGCTCGCTCGGCGTAGTCGTCCATTTCGGCGTGTATAAAGGATCTGATCCGCTGGAGGGGTACCGAAACGCGGTGCTGACGCTGAGCTCCATCACTTCGCAGTGGCAGGGCCGAGCGAAGCTGCTGATCGAAAATCAAGCCGGCGAGCATGGCTTCATGGGGACGACGATGGAAGAGCTGGCGCAAATTCGCAGCTTATCCGTCGATCCGCATAAGATCGGCTTTTGCCTCGATACTTGCCATTTGTTCGCGAGCGGCGTGTGGGACGGAGCTCCCGATGCCCCTTGGATGGACAAGGCGATCGAGCTTGGCGTGATCGAGCATTTAACCGCCATTCATTTGAACGATTCCGTCTATCCGAGCGGCGAGAAGAGAGATCGTCATGCCCGCATAGGCGAAGGCCATATCGGGGAACGAGGGATCGCTTGGCTGCTTCGCCATCCGATGCTGAAGGACGTTCCGTTCGTCTTGGAAACGCCTTCCGATGCGGACGATACGCATCGCCGCCAGCTAGATCTGATTCGCGCGCTTAGAGGGGAGAGCGGCTCATGA
- a CDS encoding Fpg/Nei family DNA glycosylase — translation MPEWPEMEHYRNMLAERISGQPIMKVQVTRPKSINVPVDEFQKELVGRVVWFVEHRGKMLIFHLDNGKRLLLHLMLGGLIRYESYGAEEDGKPDRTVQVTIGFPQGELNFIGLRLGYIHLLTVKETVARLADLGPEPFDKWLTFEKFKERFKGRRGSLKTSLVEQRVIAGIGNCYADEIAFEAGVRPDTKLNVIEPETWERLYHSMHKVLRNALAQGGYMELPLTNADTVTGGYNDHCLVYDRGGQPCLRCGETIVQEVLNSRKVFYCPSCQKDR, via the coding sequence ATGCCGGAATGGCCGGAAATGGAACATTACCGCAACATGCTGGCGGAGCGAATCTCCGGCCAGCCGATTATGAAGGTGCAGGTGACCCGACCGAAATCGATTAACGTGCCTGTCGACGAGTTCCAGAAGGAGCTGGTCGGAAGAGTCGTTTGGTTCGTCGAGCACCGGGGCAAAATGCTGATCTTCCACCTCGATAACGGCAAACGGCTGCTGCTGCATTTAATGCTGGGCGGCCTGATTCGTTATGAATCGTACGGAGCGGAGGAAGACGGAAAGCCGGACCGCACCGTTCAGGTGACGATCGGATTCCCGCAAGGGGAGCTGAACTTTATCGGACTGAGGCTCGGCTATATTCATTTGCTGACGGTCAAAGAGACTGTCGCGCGGTTGGCCGATCTGGGACCGGAGCCTTTCGACAAATGGCTGACCTTCGAGAAATTCAAGGAGCGGTTCAAGGGCCGGAGAGGCTCGCTTAAGACATCGCTGGTCGAGCAGCGCGTTATTGCCGGTATCGGCAACTGCTATGCCGACGAAATCGCCTTCGAAGCGGGCGTGCGTCCCGATACGAAGCTGAATGTCATAGAGCCGGAGACGTGGGAAAGGCTCTATCATTCCATGCACAAGGTGCTTCGGAACGCATTGGCTCAGGGCGGCTATATGGAGCTGCCGTTAACGAACGCCGACACGGTGACAGGCGGGTACAACGACCACTGTCTGGTTTATGACCGAGGCGGGCAGCCGTGCTTGAGATGCGGGGAGACGATCGTGCAGGAAGTGCTCAACTCGCGCAAAGTCTTTTACTGCCCATCTTGCCAGAAGGACAGGTAA